CCGGACGCTGCGGTTGCTGGCCCTGGCCGGCGGCGTGCCCACCAGCCGGGTGGACGAGGTGCTGGAGCGGGTCGGCCTGCGGGACCGGGGCGGGGAGCGGGTGAAGGGCTACTCGCTGGGCATGAAGCAGCGCCTGGCGGTCGCCTCGGCCCTGCTCAAGCGCCCGGAGCTGCTGATCCTGGACGAGCCGGCGAACGGGCTGGACCCGGCCGGCATCCGGGAGATGCGCGACCTGACCCGCTCGCTCGCCGAGGCCGGGGTGACCGTGCTGCTGTCCAGCCACATCCTCGCCGAGATCCAGCTCATCTGTGACCACGTGACGATCGTCAGCCGCGGGCGGCGGGTGGCGTACGGGCCGGTGCACGAGGTGCTGGCCGGCTTCGACGAGCACCAGTGGCAGGTGCGGGTGGCCGACCTCGACCAGGCCGCGGAGCTGCTGGGCCGGGCCGGGCTGTCGGTGACCGGCAACCCCGACCACCTGGTGGTGACCGGCGTGGTCGACCCCGAGGTGATCAGCCGCACGCTTGGTGAGCAGGGGCTGTGGGTGCGCGAGCTGGTGCCGCTGCGGCCCGATCTGGAGAGCGTCTTCCTGGAGCTGACCGGCGACCACGAGCACGTGGCGGTGCCGCGGCAGGTGGACGGCGCCCCGGCGTACGACGGTGTGATCGACCTGGACGTCCGGGACAGCCGGGAGGTGGACGCGTGAACCTGGTCCGTGCCGAGTTGGAGCGGCTCGTCGCCCGGCGCTTCGTGCAGCTCATGGTGGTGTTGCTGGCCGCCGCGTTCGCGGTGACGGTGGTGACCACGCTCGGCGGGTCGCACCGGCCGACGCCGGTGGAGCTGGGCCGGGCCAACGCGCAGGCCGCCGAGGAGGTGCGCCGGCTGGAGATGACGTTCGACCGCTGTCTGCGGATCAAGGCGGGCACGGTCGCCCCGGACGAGAACGACTACCTGCCGCGGGACTGCGCCCAGATCGACCCGGCCCAGTCCGACCGGTTGCCGACCGCGTCCGACTATCTCAGCGGCGTCTTCGTCTTCAGCAAGGAGGCCGAGCCGCTGCTCTACTTCCTGATCGCGTTCCTGGCGCTGTTCGGGTTCCTGGTCGGCGCGTCCTACATCGGGGCGGACCTGAACTCGGGCGGGGTGGTCAACCTGCTGTTGTGGCGGCCACGCCGCCGGACCGTGCTCGCCACGAAGCTCGGCACGCTGCTGGGCGGCGTGCTGGGGCTGTCCGTGCTGGCGTCGGTGGCCTACCTCGGGGCGTTCTGGCTGATCGGCCAGGCGTCCGGGCTGACCGGCCGGATGGGCGG
The genomic region above belongs to Micromonospora sp. WMMD1128 and contains:
- a CDS encoding ATP-binding cassette domain-containing protein; the protein is MSAVIEIAGLRKTFQTLRHGRRVAVDDFHMLVEAGQVHGFLGPNGSGKTTTLRALLGLVRPDHGWMHVLGVRSPEQLPEVAGRVGAIVESPQFFGNFTGHRTLRLLALAGGVPTSRVDEVLERVGLRDRGGERVKGYSLGMKQRLAVASALLKRPELLILDEPANGLDPAGIREMRDLTRSLAEAGVTVLLSSHILAEIQLICDHVTIVSRGRRVAYGPVHEVLAGFDEHQWQVRVADLDQAAELLGRAGLSVTGNPDHLVVTGVVDPEVISRTLGEQGLWVRELVPLRPDLESVFLELTGDHEHVAVPRQVDGAPAYDGVIDLDVRDSREVDA
- a CDS encoding ABC transporter permease subunit; translated protein: MNLVRAELERLVARRFVQLMVVLLAAAFAVTVVTTLGGSHRPTPVELGRANAQAAEEVRRLEMTFDRCLRIKAGTVAPDENDYLPRDCAQIDPAQSDRLPTASDYLSGVFVFSKEAEPLLYFLIAFLALFGFLVGASYIGADLNSGGVVNLLLWRPRRRTVLATKLGTLLGGVLGLSVLASVAYLGAFWLIGQASGLTGRMGGEFWASLGAVWARGMVLVLLAAALGFAMATLGRHTSAALGTVAAYVVVWELGARLVFQILQVGRPDRFMLSSYLGAWLAGEARFWDGNACRPGISGFCDGSYTLGWPSGLVVLLGLTAALVAAAFAVFRRRDLI